Proteins co-encoded in one Pocillopora verrucosa isolate sample1 chromosome 1, ASM3666991v2, whole genome shotgun sequence genomic window:
- the LOC131798418 gene encoding centrosomal protein 15 — translation MEEESNLAKWLAREAHLSHKHEEILAKREMLLAENESRMSSQQKKLQLTTHDFQRTKARNEQLVQELEALQSGLGKKATMCTSNAQFISLQESYWKMVKQEYPQWIARNEACNSKEQKERQ, via the exons ATGGAAGAGGAAAGCAACCTCGCGAAATGGCTTGCACGAGAAGCTCATCTGAGCCATAAACACGAAGAAAT TTTGGCCAAACGTGAGATGTTGCTTGCAGAAAATGAGTCACGTATGAGTTCACAGCAGAAGAAACTTCAGTTGACTACACATGACTTTCAGAGAACTAAGGCAAGAAATGAGCAGTTAGTGCAG GAATTGGAAGCACTTCAGAGTGGATTGGGAAAAAAGGCAACCATGTGTACTAGTAATGCTCAGTTTATCAGTCTCCAG GAAAGTTATTGGAAAATGGTTAAACAAGAATATCCCCAGTGGATAGCAAGAAATGAAGCTTGCAACAGCAAGGAACAAAAGGAAAGGCAGTAA